The sequence below is a genomic window from Aureispira sp. CCB-E.
GTATATTGTCTTCGGTAAGCTCTAATTTCTGCGAGACCATCTTCACCATGCATTTTGGTTTGAATGGCTGTAACTTCAGCGTCGATCTGTTGTTTAAGATCGTTACTAAGAGGAAACAACTCATCAAATAAATCTCTTTGGGGTGTTTGTTGAGGTTTCTTTTTTCTAAAAAAGCTTTTGAAACCCTACATAAAAAGAAAAGAAGAAGTTTTTTGAAAATTAGGTAGAGAAAAGAAAAAGACAGGTCATATTTGTAATGCGAATATCAAACAAAACCTGTCAATATGAAAAAAAACGATTTTTTCACAAGTCAAAGATAGTTTAAAAAGTCTATATCAGCAAGAGCCATCGGGGCATGCACTAAGCCGCTTGAACACTTTATGTGGCTTAGTGACAGGAATGATTAAACGAAAAAGTAGCCATTTGCCAGATATAGGTAGTGGTTTACCTCAAGATATAGATGCCGCAAGTCGAGTTGTCCATGCCAAACGATTTCTGTCAAATAAATGGACAGATTACAAGGTACATTATCTTCCCTTTCTAATTGCATTTTTACGTTTTGCTTTATCCAAAACGAATAATAATCAAGGCATTAGTTTAGTAATAGATGGGAGTCAAATGGGAAGTAAACATGTTGCTCTTGTTGTCAGTCTAGCTTGGAAAAAACGTAGTATTCCTATTTGTTGGGTAATCAGAAAAGGGCGTAAAGGACATTTTCCCCAACAAATGCATTTAGACATTATTCAACAAGCAGCCGAAATCTTAAAACCGATTCTTTTTACTCAAACTAAAGTGACTTTATTAGGAGATGGAGAGTTTGATGGAGCATCTATACAGCAATTATGTCGCCTAAAGTTAGGCTGGAAATATGCTGTAAGAACAGCCAAGAATACAATTTTACATGAGCAAGGAGACTGTTTTAAACCTCGATTTACAAAAGTACCAGATGGAGAAACATTTTTGTTTATCCCATCTGTTGAGTTTTCTAAAGAGAAAATTCAAGATGTAAATTTTCTGCATTGGCATGATCCTAAATATGATGAGCCAATATTTTTGATTAGTAATCTAGATGACCCCTTTGAAATTATAAGGCAATATGAACTGCGTTTTTCAATTGAAACCATGTTCAAAGATTTCAAATCAAGAGGATTCAATATGCATAAAACAAGGTTAAAGGAAGCTTATGACATATTTAATCTGTTGATTGTTGGTGCATTAGCTTTTTGTTTTATTATGGGATTTGGTGCTTTACATCAAAACAGTCCAGTAAAAAAGAAAGTTCAAGAAAAACAAAATCAACAGTTTTCAATTTTTACATTGGGCTTAAAATTAGTTCATTATTTTATTGAAAGGGAAATCCCTTTCGTTTTTTCTCTCATATTTTCAAAGAACTCGTCTTAGTTTTTTCTAAGTTTTTATGTAGGGTTTCAAAAAAAAGCTAAACATAATGGATCAAGGTTTGTTTTTTCAAAATAGCTATATAAAGATATAAAAAAATCGCAATCCTTCTACGTGCTAGAAGAACGATTGCGATCAATAATATTAGAATTTGAATAAGTTTAGCCAATAACACCCGAGCCAATCAATTCTTCGCCGTCGTACCATGCTGCAAATTGCCCAGGAGTAACCCCTCTTTGAGGCGTTTCAAAAATAATATAAATTCCATCCTCTTCACAATACAATGTGGCAGCTGTTAGAGGTTGGCGGTAACGAATTCGACACATAAAGTCTCGTTGTTCACCAACTGTTAATTTTAAGTCTGGACGCACCCAATGTACTTCATTAGTAGTAATAAAAAGCCCTTTTCTAAATAAACCAGGATGTTTCCCTTGACCTGTATAAATAACATTGTTTTGAGTATCTGTTGCAATGACAAAAAGAGGTTCCTTGGTTCCTCCAACTTGTAATCCTTTGCGCTGTCCAATGGTAAAGTAGTGGGCACCATTGTGCTGACCAAGCACTTTCCCATCTTGTGGGGCATAACTTAATGTCTTGCTAAGAATTTTTAAAGCAGCGGTATTTCTGTTCTCACCAATGGCATCTAGTTGTTCTTGATAATTTTGAAAAACAGGAGCATCCTTGGGAATTTCTACAATATCTCCTTGTTTAGGTTTTAGTTGTTGTTGTAAAAATTCTGGTAATTTGATTTTACCAACAAAACATAGACCTTGAGAATCTTTTTTATCGGCAGTAATCAACCCTTGTTCGGCCGCAATTTTACGAAC
It includes:
- a CDS encoding transposase — protein: MIKRKSSHLPDIGSGLPQDIDAASRVVHAKRFLSNKWTDYKVHYLPFLIAFLRFALSKTNNNQGISLVIDGSQMGSKHVALVVSLAWKKRSIPICWVIRKGRKGHFPQQMHLDIIQQAAEILKPILFTQTKVTLLGDGEFDGASIQQLCRLKLGWKYAVRTAKNTILHEQGDCFKPRFTKVPDGETFLFIPSVEFSKEKIQDVNFLHWHDPKYDEPIFLISNLDDPFEIIRQYELRFSIETMFKDFKSRGFNMHKTRLKEAYDIFNLLIVGALAFCFIMGFGALHQNSPVKKKVQEKQNQQFSIFTLGLKLVHYFIEREIPFVFSLIFSKNSS
- the mnmA gene encoding tRNA 2-thiouridine(34) synthase MnmA, translating into MKRVVVGLSGGVDSSVSAYLLKEQGYEVIGLFMRNWHDDSVILDAECPWIEDSNDALIVAQALGIPFQTIDLSEQYKERIVDYMFAEYQAGRTPNPDVLCNREIKFDVFLKTALELGADYVATGHYCQKKSIKKDGQTHYQLIAGADNNKDQSYFLCQLNQEQLSKALFPIGHLQKPDVRKIAAEQGLITADKKDSQGLCFVGKIKLPEFLQQQLKPKQGDIVEIPKDAPVFQNYQEQLDAIGENRNTAALKILSKTLSYAPQDGKVLGQHNGAHYFTIGQRKGLQVGGTKEPLFVIATDTQNNVIYTGQGKHPGLFRKGLFITTNEVHWVRPDLKLTVGEQRDFMCRIRYRQPLTAATLYCEEDGIYIIFETPQRGVTPGQFAAWYDGEELIGSGVIG